The window CGCGACGCCTATCGTGAGATCGTGCCCCTGAAAAACGATTTGAGCTGACCGCCCATGGAAGTGGGCTTTTTGTTTTTCAACGCTTCTTCGTCCTCGTCCGGCCGATATTCGGCCAGCGGCCGGAGTTCCGCCCACGCTTGGAGCCCCTGCTTCTTGGCGGCCCGGATCAGGGCCTCGAGCTGACTGCGGGCGGCGTTGATCCGGTTCACCGCGTGGTCGATGAAGTCCGGTTCGGCGTGAGTAAGCATCATTTCCGCCTCTTTGCACTCCTCCCGGGCCTTTTCAATGGCCTCCAGGAGCGGGTTCGGCTCTGGGCCCCTCATGGAAAGCATTTCCAATACCCCCCTTGTCACAATTTATGCCAGTAGCCCCGCAAATAGAATCAACCTTTGGATTCGAGGAATCATATTCTTTAGGGGGCGGTATTGTGCCCAGAACTAAAACAACTATTGTCCTGCTCCTGATCGCTTTTGTCCTGCTGGGAACCGGCGGCTGTGGCCTCCTGAACCGGGGCGGCGCGGCCCGCCCGGCTGAGCGCCCGCTGGCGGTGGCCTACAGTATCGCGGACGAGCGGCGGGACGGAAACCAGGTGATCAAACGCCTCGTTCAGGAACGGGCGGGGACCGACGAGCGGGTCCGGATCACCTGGCGGGACGCGGAAGGCGACGCCCGCCGCCAGGAGAAAGACGTGGAGCAGTTTATCGAGCAGAAGGTCGACGCGGTGGTGATCCAATTTGTGGAGCCGCAGATGGGTCCGGGCATCGTCCGCCGCCTGGCGATGAACCGGATCAGGGTGGTGGCGCTGGAGACCTTTGCCCCGGACGCGCCGCTCGACGCCTACGTGGCTTCCGAACAGGTCCGGGCCGGGGAACACCAGGCCCGTTTCGTGGTGCGCAACCTGCCGGCGGGGGCGCCGGGCCGGGTGCTGGTTCTGGGCGGGGACCCGACGGACCCGATCTCTCGCAACATCATCGAGGGCTTCACCGCCTTTATGGAGGGGCAACCCGGATTCGCGGTCGAACTGCGAGAGCATCCCCAGGGTGACCCCGGCCGGGCGGCCGCCAGCGTGCACGAAGCGCTGGCGACTGGCCCGCTGGGGGCCGTGCTGGCCGTTGACAGCCGGATGGCGGTCAGCGCGGTGGAGGTGCTCCGGCAGCGGGGCCTGCTGAATGAAGTGATGACCGTGGGCGTCGGCGCCGACCGGACGGCGGCGGAAGCTCTGGTCGCCGGGGACCACGACGCCGAGGTCGACGTCCGGCCGGACCTGCTGGCCCAATTTAGTTACGACGCCGCCGTCGGCCTGGCCCGGGACGGGCACTGGGCGTACGAGACGCAGATCACCAGCGGGGATTACACCGTGCCGGCCCGCATGGTGCCGGTGCGCCTTGTGCAGGGAAACAACACCTTCCTGCTGCGGGAGTACTACGGCGACCTGACCCGGGGCGGCGGTCAGCAGGGAGGCAAGGAGCGTCAGGGTGGTGGAGGCCAGGGGCAAGGACAACAGGGTGGGGGTCAGCAACAGGGGCAGCAGCAGGGACAGCAGCAACAGCAGCCGATGACCAAGCTGATGATCAAGACTCAGGACGGTAAGACGGTGGAAATCGACGTTCCGGGCGAAATTAAGAGCATCGAGGCCCAGCGGCAGGGCGGCCAGCAAGGAGGTCAAAACGGCGGCCAGGGCGGCGGCCAGGGCGGCGGCTCCTAAGGTCAAGAGAGACACTCCCGCAAAAAGGCATCCCCGAAAAAGACTTCTCTATGTCAATTAGGTTCTTTGTACTTTGACAAAAATGGCCTTAGGCTGCCCGGCGAGTGTGACGTTTTCGAGCAGCCACAACAATGTTGTGTTTCTGGTCGGCCCAATCGATTTCAGCAATGATCATGAAGAAGGCTGTCCCGCCCATTCCAGGAAAAGCAGTTTGGGGCATCGTTATGCCGGCGATCACCCCGGCGGTAAAACCGATGACCAGCCGGTCCCTTTGGATTCTCATCTAATGAATCCCCTCATTTCTTTGTGAGTGCTTTTCGGGAAGCCGTGAGCAACTCTGCAAGTCCGCACCGTTACCACCCGGGTGCCACCATTATGTTAACGGAGCGCCCGTAATCCAACCACGCGCGTTTTTCCCCGTTTTGCCGAAGTGGTATAATAGCGGGTGGAGGTGGGGACAAGTGCCCCCTTTTAAACTCGTATCCGACTATGTGCCCCGGGGCGACCAGCCCCAGGCGATCGAAAACCTGGTCCGCGGCCTAGAAAGGGGCCTGCGGCACCAGGTGCTGCTGGGGGTGACCGGCTCCGGAAAGACCTATACCATGGCCCAGGTGATCAGCAGGGTTCAGCGGCCGACCCTAGTGATTGCGCCGAACAAGACTTTGGCCGCGCAGCTTTGCGCGGAGTTCAAGGAGTTTTTCCCCGAGAACGCGGTGGAGTACTTCGTGAGTTACTACGACTACTACCAGCCGGAGGCCTACCTCCCGTCCTCGGACATGTATATCGAGAAGGACGCCTCGATCAACGAGGAGATCGACAAGCTCCGCCACTCGGCGACTTCGTCCCTGTTCGAGCGGCGGGACGTGATCATCGTGGCCTCGGTGTCCTGCATCTACGGCCTGGGCGACCCGGAGGAATACCGGAACCTGGTCGTTTCCCTGCGCCGGAACGGCGGCTACGACCGGGACGCGGTGCTCCGGAAGCTGGTAAGCATCCAGTACGAACGGAACGACATCAATTTCGGGCGCGGCCGGTTCCGGGTGCGTGGCGACGTGCTGGAGGTCTTTCCGGCCGCCTCCGGGGAGCGGGCGCTCCGGATCGAGTTCTTCGGTGACGAGGTGGAGCGGATCCTGGAATTCGACGCCCTGACCGGGGAAGTGCTGGGGGAACGGCAGCACGTCTCCATCCTGCCGGCCAGCCACTACGCCACCTCCAAGGACCGGCTGGACAGGGCGGTCACGGCCATCGAAACGGAACTGACCGAGCGCCTGGCCGAACTCCGGGCGGCGAACAAGCTTCTGGAGGCCCAGCGCCTGGAGCAGCGCACGAACTACGACCTGGAAATGTTGCGGGAACTGGGTTACTGCAAGGGCATCGAGAACTACTCCCGCCACCTGACCGGGCGGGAACCGGGAGCGCCGCCCTTTACCCTGCTCGACTACTTCCCTGACGACCTGCTGATCATAGTGGACGAGTCGCACATCACCATCCCCCAGATCGGAGGTATGTACGAGGGCGACCGCTCACGCAAGGTGGCCTTGGTGGAACACGGTTTTAGGCTGCCGTCGGCCTTCGACAACCGGCCCCTGACCTTCTCGGAGTTCATGGCCCGGGTCCGGCAGGGGGTGTATGTTTCGGCTACTCCCGGCCCATGGGAACTGAAACACAGCGCGGCGGTAGTGGAACAGATCGTGCGCCCGACGGGGCTGGTGGACCCGGAGATGGTGGTCCGGCCCACCCGGGGCCAGATCGACGACCTCTTGGGCGAGATCCGGCAACGGGTGGCGAGAAACGAGCGGGTGCTGGTCACCACCCTGACCAAACGGATGGCCGAGGACCTATGCGACTACTTCCGGGAACTGGGCCTGAAGGTCCGGTACCTGCACTCGGAGATCAACACCCTGGAGCGGATGGAGATCCTGCGCGACCTGCGCCTGGGGACCTTTGACGTCCTGGTGGGGATCAACCTGCTGCGGGAGGGGCTGGACCTGCCCGAGGTGAGCCTGGTGGCTGTTCTGGACGCCGACAAGGAGGGGTACCTCCGGTCCGAGCGGTCCCTGATCCAGACGGCGGGGCGGGCGGCCCGGAACCTGAACGGGAAAGTGATCCTGTACGCCGACCAGATCACCGGATCCATGCGGCGCGCGCTGGACGAGACCGAACGGCGCCGTGAGCGTCAGATGGCCTTCAACCGGGCGCACGGCATTACCCCGCAGACCGTGCAGAAGGCGGTGCGGAGCGTGATCGAGGCCACCCGGGCGGCCGAAACCCAAGCGCCCTACTACGCGGTGAGCGAGAAACGGCTGACCAGAAGCGAACTGAAGAAACTGATCGCCAGGCTGGAGAAGGACATGCGGTACGCGGCCCGGCATCTCGAGTTCGAGCGGGCGGCCCAGCTGCGCGACGCCCTGATTGAACTCCGGCTGCAGCTTCAGCCCAAAGGCGTCCGCTCGCTCCGCCCGGCGGTCGGCGACGAACCGGAGTAGGCCGAACCAGATGGAGGTTATAACAGTATCGCCATGCAGGACAAAATCGTCGTTCGCGGCGCGCGCGTACACAACCTGAAGAACATCGTCGTGGAGATCCCCCGGAACAAGCTGGTTGTACTGACCGGTTTGTCCGGAAGCGGGAAGTCTTCGCTGGCTTTTGACACCATCTACGCCGAAGGGCAGCGCCGCTACGTGGAGTCACTGTCGGCCTACGCACGGCAGTTCCTGGGCCAGATGGACAAACCCGACGTCGACTACATCGAGGGCCTGTCCCCGGCCATCTCCATCGACCAGAAAACCCGTTCGCACAACCCCCGGTCCACGGTGGGCACCGTGACCGAGATTTACGACTATCTGCGGCTGCTGTTCGCCCGGGTGGGACGGCCCCACTGCCCGCATTGCGGCCATCCGATCAGTAGCCAGACGGTGGAGCAGATGGTCGACCAGGTGATGGCGCTGGGGGAGGGCACCCGCCTGCAGATCCTGGCCCCGGTCGTCCGGGGCAAGAAGGGCGAACACGTGCGGGTGCTGGAGGAGGCCCGGCGCGGCGGGTTTGTCCGGATGCGCATCGACGGGGAAATGCGGGAGATCGGCGAGGATATCAGCCTCGACCGCAACAAGAAGCACACCATCGAGATCGTCGTCGACCGGTTGGTGGTCAAGCCGGGCCTGGAGCCCCGGCTGGCCGACTCCCTGGAGACGGCCCTGAAGCAGACCGGCGGCCTGGCCGTCTGCGCTGTCATTGACGGGCCGGAGATCGTGTTCAGCCAGAATTTCGCCTGCGTGGACTGCGGTTTCAGCTTCAGCGAGATCACGCCGCGCCTGTTTTCCTTCAACAGCCCGGTGGGGGCCTGCCCGACGTGCACCGGCCTGGGCAGCCGCCTGGAGGTCGACGTCGACCTGGTTATCCCCGACCGGAACAAGACCTTGTACGAAGGCGCCGTGGCCGCCTGGGCCTGGTGGACCCGGGGTTACCACATCCTTGAGGGCCTGGCCCGGCACTACGGGTTCAGCCTGCAGGTCCCGGTGCGGGAGCTTGACCCGGACCACCTGGACATCATTCTGTACGGCACCGGCGGGACCCGCATCTCCTTCAGCTACCGGGACATGACCGGGCGCTTGCGCCGCTATACCGCGCCGTTTGAAGGGGTGGTGTCCTTCCTGAGTCGCAAGCACCGGGAGACCACCTCCGACCACGTCCGCGAGGAGACCGAGCGGATGATGCGCACCAGGCCCTGTCCGGACTGCGGGGGGCGCCGGTTGAAGCCGGAGGCGCTGGCCGTCAAGGTGGGCGGAAAATCGATCGCCGAGGTGGCCGCGCTGTCGATTACCGCGGCCGACCGGTTTTTTGCCGGCTTAAACCTGACCGCCCGGGAGACGCTGATCGGGCAGCGGGTGCTCAAGGAACTGCGGGCCCGGCTGGGTTTCCTGGTCAACGTCGGCCTGGACTACCTGACCCTGGACCGCCAGGCGGCCACGCTGTCGGGCGGTGAGGCCCAGCGGATCCGGCTGGCCACCCAGATCGGTTCCGGCCTGGTGGGGGTGCTCTACATCCTGGACGAGCCGAGCATCGGGCTGCACCCCCGGGACAACGGACGGCTCCTGGACACCCTGAAGCAGCTGCGCGACCTGGGGAACACCCTGATCGTCGTCGAACACGACGAGGAGACCATCCGGGCCGCCGACCACATCATCGACATCGGCCCCGGCGCCGGGCTGGACGGCGGCCGGGTGGTGGCGGCGGGCACCCTGCGGGAGATCACCGGCACGGACGCTTCCATCACCGGGCAGTACCTGGCCGGCCGGAAGTTTATCGCGGTGCCCCCGGCGCGCCGGGCTCCCGGAGAACGGTGGGTCGAGGTCATCGGGGCGCGTGAGCACAATCTGAACAACATCGACGTGCCCTTTCCGCTGGGCGTGTTCACATGCGTCACTGGGGTATCCGGTTCCGGGAAGAGCACCCTGGTGAACGAAATTCTGAACAAGGCGCTGGCCGCCGCCCTGCACGGCACCCGGACCCACCCGGGGGTGCACGACGAAATCCGGGGCACGGAGCATCTGGACAAAGTGATCAACGTCGACCAGTCGCCGATCGGCCGGACCCCCCGTTCGAACCCGGCCACCTACACCGGGGTGTTCACCGATATCCGGGAGCTTTTCGCGCTCACCCCGGAGGCCCGGATGCGCGGTTACAAGCCCGGCCGGTTCAGCTTCAACGTCCGGGGCGGGCGCTGCGAGGCCTGCCGGGGCGACGGGATCATCCGGATCGAGATGCACTTTCTGCCCGACGTCTATGTGCCCTGCGAGGTGTGCGGGGGACGCCGGTACAACCGGGAGACGCTGGACGTCCGGTACAAGGGGCGGACCATCGCCGACGTCCTGGACATGACGGTGGACCAGGCCGCCGAGTTCTTCGCGCCGGTCCCGAAGATCTACCGCCGCCTGTGCACCCTGCAGGACGTGGGCCTGGGCTACATCCGCCTCGGCCAGCCGGCCACCACGCTCTCGGGCGGCGAAGCCCAACGGGTGAAGCTGGCCGCCGAACTTTCCCGGCGGGCGACCGGACGGACGCTGTACATCCTGGACGAGCCCACCACCGGGCTGCATTTCGCGGACATCAAGAAGCTTTTGCAGGTGTTGCAGCGCTTGGTGGACGCCGGGAACACGGTAATCGTGATCGAACACAACCTGGACGTGATCAAAACAGCCGACTACATCATCGACCTTGGTCCCGAAGGCGGGGACCGGGGCGGCCGGGTGGTGGCCACCGGCACTCCCGAAGAAGTGGCGGCCCAGGCTGAATCTTACACCGGCCGGTTCCTGCGGCGTGTGTTGGACCGGACCCCCGGCCGCGCCGCCGCCGAAGCCTGAAAAAGGGGCCAGGCCCCTTTTTACCTTCTTTGACTTTCGTGAGGTGGAGGGAAATCCGTGGAGCCGGCGGAAAAAGTCAAACACTTCCCCGACAAACCCGGGGTGTACCTCTTCCGCGGCGCGCGCGGCGAGGTGCTGTACGTTGGCAAGGCC is drawn from Candidatus Desulforudis audaxviator MP104C and contains these coding sequences:
- a CDS encoding sugar ABC transporter substrate-binding protein, with amino-acid sequence MPRTKTTIVLLLIAFVLLGTGGCGLLNRGGAARPAERPLAVAYSIADERRDGNQVIKRLVQERAGTDERVRITWRDAEGDARRQEKDVEQFIEQKVDAVVIQFVEPQMGPGIVRRLAMNRIRVVALETFAPDAPLDAYVASEQVRAGEHQARFVVRNLPAGAPGRVLVLGGDPTDPISRNIIEGFTAFMEGQPGFAVELREHPQGDPGRAAASVHEALATGPLGAVLAVDSRMAVSAVEVLRQRGLLNEVMTVGVGADRTAAEALVAGDHDAEVDVRPDLLAQFSYDAAVGLARDGHWAYETQITSGDYTVPARMVPVRLVQGNNTFLLREYYGDLTRGGGQQGGKERQGGGGQGQGQQGGGQQQGQQQGQQQQQPMTKLMIKTQDGKTVEIDVPGEIKSIEAQRQGGQQGGQNGGQGGGQGGGS
- a CDS encoding DUF2508 family protein, which encodes MLSMRGPEPNPLLEAIEKAREECKEAEMMLTHAEPDFIDHAVNRINAARSQLEALIRAAKKQGLQAWAELRPLAEYRPDEDEEALKNKKPTSMGGQLKSFFRGTISR
- the uvrB gene encoding excinuclease ABC subunit UvrB; the encoded protein is MPPFKLVSDYVPRGDQPQAIENLVRGLERGLRHQVLLGVTGSGKTYTMAQVISRVQRPTLVIAPNKTLAAQLCAEFKEFFPENAVEYFVSYYDYYQPEAYLPSSDMYIEKDASINEEIDKLRHSATSSLFERRDVIIVASVSCIYGLGDPEEYRNLVVSLRRNGGYDRDAVLRKLVSIQYERNDINFGRGRFRVRGDVLEVFPAASGERALRIEFFGDEVERILEFDALTGEVLGERQHVSILPASHYATSKDRLDRAVTAIETELTERLAELRAANKLLEAQRLEQRTNYDLEMLRELGYCKGIENYSRHLTGREPGAPPFTLLDYFPDDLLIIVDESHITIPQIGGMYEGDRSRKVALVEHGFRLPSAFDNRPLTFSEFMARVRQGVYVSATPGPWELKHSAAVVEQIVRPTGLVDPEMVVRPTRGQIDDLLGEIRQRVARNERVLVTTLTKRMAEDLCDYFRELGLKVRYLHSEINTLERMEILRDLRLGTFDVLVGINLLREGLDLPEVSLVAVLDADKEGYLRSERSLIQTAGRAARNLNGKVILYADQITGSMRRALDETERRRERQMAFNRAHGITPQTVQKAVRSVIEATRAAETQAPYYAVSEKRLTRSELKKLIARLEKDMRYAARHLEFERAAQLRDALIELRLQLQPKGVRSLRPAVGDEPE
- the uvrA gene encoding excinuclease ABC subunit UvrA, whose product is MQDKIVVRGARVHNLKNIVVEIPRNKLVVLTGLSGSGKSSLAFDTIYAEGQRRYVESLSAYARQFLGQMDKPDVDYIEGLSPAISIDQKTRSHNPRSTVGTVTEIYDYLRLLFARVGRPHCPHCGHPISSQTVEQMVDQVMALGEGTRLQILAPVVRGKKGEHVRVLEEARRGGFVRMRIDGEMREIGEDISLDRNKKHTIEIVVDRLVVKPGLEPRLADSLETALKQTGGLAVCAVIDGPEIVFSQNFACVDCGFSFSEITPRLFSFNSPVGACPTCTGLGSRLEVDVDLVIPDRNKTLYEGAVAAWAWWTRGYHILEGLARHYGFSLQVPVRELDPDHLDIILYGTGGTRISFSYRDMTGRLRRYTAPFEGVVSFLSRKHRETTSDHVREETERMMRTRPCPDCGGRRLKPEALAVKVGGKSIAEVAALSITAADRFFAGLNLTARETLIGQRVLKELRARLGFLVNVGLDYLTLDRQAATLSGGEAQRIRLATQIGSGLVGVLYILDEPSIGLHPRDNGRLLDTLKQLRDLGNTLIVVEHDEETIRAADHIIDIGPGAGLDGGRVVAAGTLREITGTDASITGQYLAGRKFIAVPPARRAPGERWVEVIGAREHNLNNIDVPFPLGVFTCVTGVSGSGKSTLVNEILNKALAAALHGTRTHPGVHDEIRGTEHLDKVINVDQSPIGRTPRSNPATYTGVFTDIRELFALTPEARMRGYKPGRFSFNVRGGRCEACRGDGIIRIEMHFLPDVYVPCEVCGGRRYNRETLDVRYKGRTIADVLDMTVDQAAEFFAPVPKIYRRLCTLQDVGLGYIRLGQPATTLSGGEAQRVKLAAELSRRATGRTLYILDEPTTGLHFADIKKLLQVLQRLVDAGNTVIVIEHNLDVIKTADYIIDLGPEGGDRGGRVVATGTPEEVAAQAESYTGRFLRRVLDRTPGRAAAEA